In Triticum urartu cultivar G1812 chromosome 6, Tu2.1, whole genome shotgun sequence, the following proteins share a genomic window:
- the LOC125513863 gene encoding RING-H2 finger protein ATL56-like → MAPPAAGRPSASAAPEPPLREAAKRRRAPACAGAGARIVSLGVRGAVMVAALVLFLLFAAAAVILMLALLVAARAFRQQGRRRHRARPDSSAPPPPPAVGLPSAKIRLLPSFVPCPCDGGGDPSSPRICPVCLDAARAGERWRALPACGHAFHAACVDRWLLLSPGCPVCRATVAVPVS, encoded by the coding sequence ATGGCTCCGCCCGCCGCCGGCAGGCCCTCGGCCTCCGCCGCGCCGGAGCCTCCCCTGCGGGAGGCCGCCAAGCGCCGACGCGCGCCCGCGTGCGCCGGCGCCGGGGCGCGCATCGTCTCCTTGGGCGTGCGGGGCGCCGTGATGGTCGCCGCGCTCGTGCTCTTCCTCCtcttcgccgccgccgcggtCATCCTCATGCTCGCGCTCCTCGTCGCCGCGCGCGCCTTCCGCCAGCAGGGCCGCCGCCGGCACCGCGCCCGGCCCGACtcctccgccccgccgccgccccccgccgTCGGCCTCCCGTCCGCCAAAATCCGCCTCCTGCCCAGCTTCGTGCCCTGCCCgtgcgacggcggcggcgacccTTCCTCGCCGCGGATCTGCCCCGTCTGCCTCGACGCCGCGCGCGCCGGGGAGCGGTGGCGCGCGCTGCCCGCCTGCGGCCACGCGTTCCACGCGGCCTGCGTCGACCGGTGGCTCCTCTTGTCGCCGGGGTGCCCCGTCTGCCGCGCCACGGTGGCCGTCCCCGTCAGCTGA